Below is a genomic region from Candidatus Woesearchaeota archaeon.
TTTTTTAATACACTGCTCATCTCCGAAAATGCTTTTTCCAAATCAGGAATGTGCTCAATGGTGTGAATGGAGAAGATCTTATCAAAAGACTCTTTTTTAAATCTTAATTTTTCAGCATTCATAGCATAACAATTCTTTAGTTTTGAACTTTTTATTGCATCTTTGTTCAGGTCGATGCCACCACATCTTCTAGAATATCTCATCAATTTTTTTACAAAATAACCATCTCCGCAGCCAATCTCTAAAATTCTGTCTTTTTTGTTTATTTTAACAAGATTTATTGCTTTTTTATATGTAT
It encodes:
- a CDS encoding methyltransferase domain-containing protein → MIYSKEYTNGYRHERFENTYKKAINLVKINKKDRILEIGCGDGYFVKKLMRYSRRCGGIDLNKDAIKSSKLKNCYAMNAEKLRFKKESFDKIFSIHTIEHIPDLEKAFSEMSSVLKKNGKIILIYPLEPIRGLFETYSSLRTYGHPFNGRKFHLHKLSLREVRSLAKRHNFNVIKNGFLFADFWLYPQFFSILEKK